Proteins encoded together in one Bacilli bacterium PM5-9 window:
- a CDS encoding signal peptidase I (product_source=KO:K03100; cath_funfam=2.10.109.10; cog=COG0681; ko=KO:K03100; pfam=PF10502; superfamily=51306; tigrfam=TIGR02227; transmembrane_helix_parts=Outside_1_14,TMhelix_15_37,Inside_38_180), which translates to MSNEETNVVKKKSFIREIIELVVIFVVMLFIFNFILMSVKVNGTSMVPTYQNGDRGIMVRSLPFNKPDYDKVVVIDYKDIINEDEELIVKRIFAMPNDTFEIKGNKVYVNGKEVEDKHRASDAKMQDYPLTRLGSDEIFVLGDNRNVSKDSRTIGPVKLKSIKAVNGVIFWPLNKIGFMK; encoded by the coding sequence AAGAAAAGTTTTATAAGAGAAATAATTGAATTGGTTGTTATCTTTGTAGTAATGTTATTTATTTTCAATTTTATCTTGATGTCTGTTAAAGTGAATGGAACATCAATGGTACCAACATATCAAAATGGTGATCGTGGAATAATGGTTAGAAGTTTACCATTCAATAAACCTGATTATGATAAAGTAGTGGTAATTGATTATAAAGATATTATTAATGAAGATGAAGAATTGATTGTTAAGCGTATTTTTGCAATGCCAAATGATACTTTTGAAATAAAAGGTAATAAAGTATATGTTAATGGTAAAGAAGTTGAAGATAAACATCGTGCTTCAGATGCAAAAATGCAAGATTATCCATTAACTAGACTTGGTAGTGATGAAATATTTGTTTTGGGTGATAATCGTAATGTATCAAAGGATTCAAGAACAATTGGTCCAGTAAAATTAAAATCAATTAAAGCAGTTAATGGTGTAATTTTTTGGCCATTAAATAAAATAGGATTTATGAAATAA